A single region of the Prochlorococcus marinus str. MIT 0917 genome encodes:
- the ruvC gene encoding crossover junction endodeoxyribonuclease RuvC, which yields MRIIGIDPGLARVGYGIIDEIEGKKIMLDCGIIETKSTQKEEKRLVEISSDLSSILNKWNPNFAAVEKFFFYRSSTTISVVQARGVIMMTLGKHNLPIQEFPPMQIKLTVTGYGHSDKNEVLKSVMNELGITSPPKPDDAADALAIALTGIYLK from the coding sequence GTGAGAATAATAGGAATAGATCCAGGCTTGGCCAGAGTGGGGTACGGAATTATTGATGAAATAGAGGGAAAGAAAATAATGCTGGATTGCGGAATCATAGAAACTAAATCAACACAAAAAGAGGAAAAAAGACTTGTAGAAATTTCAAGTGATTTAAGTTCAATATTAAATAAATGGAATCCAAATTTTGCAGCGGTAGAAAAGTTCTTTTTCTACCGCTCTAGTACGACAATTAGTGTTGTTCAAGCTCGGGGAGTGATAATGATGACTTTAGGGAAACACAATCTTCCGATTCAAGAATTTCCACCAATGCAAATCAAACTTACTGTGACTGGTTATGGCCATTCAGATAAAAATGAAGTTTTAAAATCTGTCATGAATGAACTCGGTATCACTTCACCACCAAAGCCTGACGATGCTGCAGATGCATTAGCAATCGCACTTACTGGTATCTATCTTAAATAA
- a CDS encoding 5-formyltetrahydrofolate cyclo-ligase has protein sequence MASMYGDIKSKKEIKRKEYNLIRNSNSSLIHEKIKFNVKSKLNILLNKYHVEGQFIGIYWPLKGEIDIRFIKEINNQKVVLPSSSKTKGISYHHWSNNQLEIDANSIPAPSRENPINPNDISILFVPALAIDQEGYRLGYGGGYFDRLRQRDLWFSIPSFVVISNNCISREPLPRDKWDVPFNGWISEKGLHEIEAAK, from the coding sequence ATGGCAAGTATGTATGGCGATATTAAATCAAAAAAAGAAATCAAAAGAAAGGAATATAATTTAATCCGTAATTCAAACTCATCATTAATACATGAGAAAATAAAATTCAACGTCAAATCAAAACTAAATATACTTTTAAATAAATATCATGTGGAGGGACAATTTATAGGTATTTATTGGCCATTAAAAGGGGAGATAGATATAAGGTTTATTAAAGAAATTAATAATCAAAAAGTTGTTCTGCCTTCAAGTTCTAAAACCAAAGGTATAAGCTATCATCATTGGTCAAACAATCAATTAGAAATAGACGCAAATAGTATCCCTGCACCATCAAGAGAAAACCCTATTAACCCTAATGATATTTCTATTCTATTTGTCCCCGCACTAGCTATCGATCAAGAAGGATACAGATTAGGCTACGGGGGAGGATATTTTGATCGACTTCGACAAAGAGATTTATGGTTTTCAATACCATCATTTGTAGTTATCAGTAATAATTGCATTTCTAGAGAACCATTACCTAGAGACAAATGGGACGTTCCTTTTAATGGCTGGATTAGCGAAAAAGGTCTACATGAAATTGAAGCAGCTAAATAA
- a CDS encoding SufE family protein → MSEIKEKSSINTYGSDSLDNLIKRLQSTSDPKRRYEYILWLAKSLPLLTEDLHLETTKVKGCISEVYVLGILYNGKIQWKGYSDALITKGLLAFLIKGLNDLTPFEVLSINENFIEMTGLNKSLTPSRANGFLNIFLKMKAQAKNLSLPISDNE, encoded by the coding sequence GTGAGTGAAATCAAAGAAAAATCTTCCATCAATACTTATGGGAGTGATTCATTAGATAATCTTATAAAGCGTCTACAATCAACTTCAGATCCCAAAAGGCGCTATGAATATATTTTATGGCTAGCTAAAAGTTTGCCATTGCTGACTGAAGATCTTCACTTGGAAACCACAAAAGTAAAAGGATGCATTTCAGAAGTATATGTTCTTGGAATTCTTTATAATGGAAAAATTCAATGGAAAGGATATTCAGATGCACTCATAACAAAAGGATTACTAGCTTTTCTAATAAAAGGTTTGAATGATCTAACACCTTTTGAAGTACTCTCTATAAATGAAAATTTTATAGAGATGACAGGACTAAACAAAAGCTTGACTCCATCGAGAGCAAATGGTTTTCTCAACATATTCCTAAAAATGAAAGCTCAAGCCAAAAATCTCTCACTACCTATTTCTGATAATGAATAA
- a CDS encoding homoserine dehydrogenase: protein MKKVGIGLLGLGTVGQGVANIINNPNDRHPLVGELEIMGIAVRNLQKKRDVSFPDSILTTNPIEIVNNSNIQIVVEVMGGIEPAKSLIIQAIRAGKSVVTANKAVIARHGEEISNEAKAAGVYVLIEAAVGGGIPIIEPLKQSLGGNQITKVSGIINGTTNYILSRMDKEGVNYADVLKDAQALGYAESDPAADVEGSDAADKIAILSGLAFGGAINRADIPTTGINLLEGIDVNYARKLGYGIKLLAISEKGETQSKSENSQPLSVWVEPTLVPEDNPLEGVNGVNNAILVEGNPIGEVMFFGPGAGSGPTASAVVADILNIAGIQSMSGDKIFNLDPLLSAKGWRSCHVAEKKKITKKNYIRLIAEDSPGVIGEIGTIFGKKKISIESIVQFDATDKEAEIVVITHKINQGQLEEALLDIEHLSQVKRIATTMGCL, encoded by the coding sequence ATGAAAAAAGTTGGTATTGGTTTACTTGGCCTAGGCACTGTTGGGCAGGGTGTTGCAAATATAATTAACAACCCAAATGATAGACATCCATTGGTTGGAGAACTTGAAATCATGGGTATTGCAGTAAGGAATCTCCAAAAGAAAAGAGATGTATCTTTTCCCGATTCAATACTTACAACAAACCCAATTGAAATAGTAAATAATTCTAATATTCAAATAGTTGTTGAAGTAATGGGGGGAATAGAGCCCGCAAAATCATTAATTATCCAAGCGATAAGAGCAGGTAAATCTGTTGTAACTGCCAACAAAGCCGTAATTGCAAGACATGGTGAAGAGATTTCAAATGAAGCGAAAGCCGCTGGGGTTTATGTCCTTATAGAAGCGGCAGTAGGAGGCGGGATACCAATAATTGAGCCTCTAAAGCAATCTTTAGGTGGAAATCAGATAACTAAAGTAAGCGGAATAATAAATGGAACAACTAATTACATACTCTCCAGAATGGATAAAGAAGGAGTTAATTATGCTGATGTTTTAAAAGATGCACAAGCACTGGGATATGCAGAAAGTGACCCAGCAGCTGATGTCGAAGGATCTGACGCCGCTGACAAAATTGCAATTCTAAGTGGCCTTGCTTTTGGTGGAGCAATTAATCGAGCTGACATCCCAACGACTGGGATAAATCTTCTAGAGGGTATCGATGTCAATTATGCAAGAAAGTTGGGTTATGGAATTAAACTTTTAGCTATATCTGAGAAAGGAGAAACTCAATCAAAAAGCGAAAACAGTCAACCACTATCTGTCTGGGTTGAGCCAACATTGGTACCTGAAGATAATCCATTAGAAGGGGTAAATGGAGTGAACAATGCAATCCTTGTGGAAGGTAATCCCATTGGAGAAGTAATGTTTTTCGGACCAGGTGCAGGATCAGGTCCAACTGCATCAGCTGTTGTTGCAGACATACTTAATATTGCAGGTATTCAGTCTATGAGTGGAGACAAAATCTTTAACTTAGATCCGCTTCTATCAGCAAAAGGTTGGAGAAGTTGTCATGTAGCAGAAAAGAAAAAAATAACTAAAAAGAATTACATACGGCTTATCGCAGAAGATAGTCCAGGAGTAATTGGAGAAATCGGAACTATCTTTGGAAAGAAAAAAATATCTATTGAATCAATTGTGCAATTCGATGCAACGGATAAAGAAGCAGAAATAGTAGTTATTACTCATAAGATTAATCAAGGTCAGCTTGAAGAGGCTCTTTTAGATATAGAACACTTGTCACAAGTTAAGAGAATTGCAACAACGATGGGTTGCCTTTAG
- a CDS encoding ABC transporter substrate-binding protein, whose product MLKLNYIKNILKFSSILLILFQLSCVQNKKRENIIVASAGKIESLDPAQANTLRTLQILSALGDTLYKINKEGNLSPILAKELPRVSKNGLLIDIILKENISFHDGSIFNAEAMAFSLNRFMKIGTLNYLLNDKIENIEVKDEFVIRIKLKKPSSSLKSLLTSVNLTPVSPNSYSNHIDSFKNKSFIGTGPYLLESFNSSQQIIKPFNNYWGVKPQNKGIDFINYSNSSTLFGAIKTKEVDVLISNSIDDMQRLTLNNMVNKDLLKSGEGNPIEIGYITFRSNKLPLKNKTIREALTYTIDRELISKQVSFGTREPLRSIVPPQLHKNKLTPWPKYNPHIARSLLKKEGYCGTNVLSIPLTFRSNVPADKLLALTWKDQIKRDLSDCIEITLNGIESTTVYKQLSEGAFDAVILDWTGAYPDPEAYLTPLLSCNEINNNTCIKGEAVFSGSFWGDNKLQELLEKSEESEGESRLKNLIKVEQLAAQGSAYLPIWLVNPKAWSLKDISQPEFSSDGLIILKNLKRE is encoded by the coding sequence ATGTTAAAACTGAATTATATAAAAAATATTTTAAAATTCTCAAGTATTTTACTAATACTCTTCCAATTATCTTGTGTACAAAATAAGAAAAGAGAAAATATTATTGTTGCAAGTGCAGGTAAAATTGAATCCCTTGATCCTGCTCAAGCAAATACTCTTAGGACACTACAAATATTAAGCGCTCTTGGAGATACTTTATATAAAATAAATAAGGAAGGAAATCTTTCCCCAATCTTAGCTAAAGAGTTACCAAGAGTTAGTAAGAATGGTTTGCTAATAGATATTATATTAAAAGAGAATATTTCTTTTCATGACGGAAGTATTTTCAATGCAGAAGCGATGGCATTTAGTCTTAATCGCTTTATGAAGATAGGAACTTTAAATTACCTGTTAAATGACAAAATAGAAAATATTGAAGTCAAAGATGAATTCGTTATAAGAATCAAATTAAAAAAGCCATCCAGTTCTTTAAAAAGTCTTTTAACTTCAGTAAATTTAACTCCAGTATCACCTAATTCATATTCAAATCATATAGATAGTTTCAAAAATAAAAGTTTCATAGGAACTGGGCCTTACCTCTTAGAAAGCTTCAACTCAAGTCAACAAATAATCAAGCCATTTAACAACTATTGGGGAGTCAAACCTCAAAATAAAGGAATTGACTTTATAAATTATAGTAATTCTAGTACTCTTTTCGGGGCTATAAAAACGAAAGAAGTTGACGTCCTGATTTCAAATTCGATCGATGATATGCAGCGATTAACATTAAATAACATGGTTAATAAAGATTTGCTTAAATCAGGAGAAGGTAATCCAATAGAGATAGGGTACATTACATTTAGAAGTAACAAATTACCTTTAAAAAATAAAACAATTAGAGAAGCTCTTACTTACACAATTGATAGAGAACTAATTAGTAAGCAAGTAAGTTTTGGGACTAGAGAACCATTAAGATCAATAGTTCCTCCTCAATTACACAAAAACAAACTTACGCCATGGCCTAAATACAATCCCCATATTGCAAGATCTTTATTAAAAAAAGAAGGCTATTGTGGAACAAATGTTCTTTCTATTCCATTAACATTTAGATCTAATGTACCTGCTGATAAACTACTTGCCCTTACATGGAAAGATCAAATCAAAAGAGATTTATCTGATTGTATAGAAATAACTTTAAATGGAATTGAATCAACCACAGTTTACAAACAACTTTCCGAAGGAGCTTTTGATGCAGTTATATTAGATTGGACTGGAGCATATCCTGACCCAGAAGCATACTTAACTCCCTTATTAAGTTGTAATGAAATAAATAATAATACTTGTATTAAAGGGGAAGCTGTGTTTAGTGGGAGTTTTTGGGGTGATAATAAATTACAAGAATTATTGGAGAAAAGTGAAGAATCAGAAGGAGAAAGTAGATTAAAAAATTTAATAAAAGTTGAACAACTTGCAGCACAAGGAAGTGCTTATTTACCAATTTGGCTAGTTAATCCTAAAGCTTGGTCTTTAAAAGATATAAGTCAACCAGAATTCTCAAGCGATGGATTAATTATTCTAAAGAACTTAAAAAGAGAATAG
- a CDS encoding ABC transporter permease, which yields MSSKKELFKYTLSRLALLPIMLWIISSLVFILLRIAPGDPVDAILGTRANEFARESLRIKLGLDKPLINQYIEYLNQLMHGNLGISLNTQEPVKIIISKALPASLELAIFSVLIASIVGYLIGFLGAVKPEGRLDFWGRIFGIGTYALPPFWAAMLIQIIFAVLLGWLPIGGRLPPGAIPPPQITGFLLLDGILNKNMEIIFSSFKHLILPSFTLGILLSGIFSRALRLNLEEVLKKDYIEAAKSRGINDSRILIKHALPNTLLPILTITGLTVSSLIGGALLIEITFSWPGIALGLQEAINQRDYPVVQGIVVIISSLVVMISVGIDIVIAYLDPRVSY from the coding sequence TTGTCATCTAAAAAGGAACTTTTCAAATATACACTCTCGAGATTAGCTCTATTGCCAATTATGCTTTGGATCATTTCGAGTTTAGTTTTTATATTATTGAGAATCGCACCTGGCGACCCTGTAGATGCAATTCTAGGCACTCGAGCCAATGAATTTGCAAGGGAAAGTCTAAGAATTAAACTTGGCTTAGATAAACCTTTAATTAATCAATACATTGAATATTTAAATCAGTTAATGCATGGAAATTTAGGAATCTCATTAAACACACAAGAACCTGTTAAAATAATTATTTCAAAAGCTCTTCCAGCAAGTTTGGAATTAGCAATATTTTCAGTATTAATAGCATCAATAGTTGGTTATTTAATTGGTTTTTTAGGAGCAGTAAAACCAGAAGGCAGATTAGATTTTTGGGGAAGGATTTTCGGCATTGGGACCTATGCTTTGCCTCCTTTTTGGGCCGCTATGTTAATTCAAATTATTTTTGCTGTATTGCTTGGTTGGCTACCAATTGGTGGCAGATTACCTCCCGGGGCTATTCCTCCACCCCAAATTACTGGCTTCTTACTTTTAGATGGAATTTTAAACAAAAATATGGAAATAATTTTTAGCTCTTTTAAACATTTAATATTGCCTTCATTCACTCTAGGAATATTATTAAGCGGAATATTCAGTAGGGCATTAAGATTAAATCTAGAGGAAGTTTTAAAAAAAGATTATATTGAGGCCGCCAAAAGTAGAGGTATAAATGATTCTAGAATATTAATTAAGCATGCTTTACCAAATACACTTCTCCCAATATTGACAATTACTGGTTTAACAGTTTCTTCTTTAATTGGTGGAGCACTTTTAATTGAAATAACATTCTCATGGCCAGGTATTGCTCTTGGACTTCAAGAGGCTATTAACCAAAGAGATTATCCTGTTGTGCAAGGAATAGTTGTTATAATATCAAGCCTTGTTGTCATGATTAGTGTTGGAATAGATATCGTTATTGCATATCTTGATCCAAGAGTTAGCTATTGA